The DNA sequence CAGACGTTCATAGAAGCGGGCGATTTGCGTTTCCAGCTCCGACAGCATGAGCAGCGTTTCAGCAGCCTTCAAGCAACTCTGGGGTCGTTGCTTCGCCATGATGATTCAGGCTCCTTTTGAACAAAGCGGCGGCCCGCTTCAATGGCTGCACTGTTGAGTTCCAACAGTGAGCGATTGGCAGTTGTAGCCTGTAACGCGGCGGCGATGCCGGCAGCATCAAGCAAACGGGTCCGTTCAAGAAATGCGCCAAGGACTACCATGTTGGCAGCTTTGGCACTGCCCAGCTCATCGGCTATCTTGGTGGCGGGCAAGCCGATGGGCACCACGTCCTCTCGGGTAGGCGTCTTATCAATCAGGGAGGAGTCATAGATGACCAACCCACCGCTGGTCATCTCTGGTTCAAATTTGTCCAACGAGGGCCGATTCATGGCAATTAGAACCGTGGGGTGAGAGACCAGCGGTGAGCCGATTGGGTTTGTAGAGATGTGGACGTGGCAATGGGCTGTGCCACCTCGCATTTCGGGTCCATACGAGGGAAGCCATGAGACATGGTAGCCTTGGCGCATACCCGCTTCGGCCATGAGGCGCCCTAAGAACAGGATGCCTTGGCCGCCAAATCCTGAAATCTTGATCTGCCAATCGCCGGCAAGCTGCGTTGTCACCGGCGGCGCAAGCTGCTCGTCGTTGTGACCATTGAGGCCGAGAATCATAGGAATTTGCTCTACGGGGACCTGCTGCCGGTAGCGCGTCCAGCCCTGCCGCTTGGCCGATTCGTCTTTGAACACGCCCAGCGGAAAGACTGGCAACATCTGTTGTTCAATCCATTGGCACGCCTCCGTCGGCGATAATCCCCAACCGGTCGGGCATGGGGAGAGGACTTCGACGAGCGAGAAGCCTCGGCCTTCGATCTGATTTTGGATGGCCTTGCGCACGGCCTTACGCGCTTTCATCCGCGACCGATTATCTATCAACGCGACGCGCTCGATATAGGTCGGACCTTCCAGCGTGGCCAGCAATTCACTGACGCGCAGCGGAAATCCTTCTGCTTGCGGTGTCCGTCCCAACGGCGAGGTGGACGTCTTCTGGCCCAACAGCGTAGTTGGCGCCATTTGACCGCCCGTCATTCCATAGATGGCATTGTTCACAAAAAAGACGGTGATATTCTCACCGCGATTGGCTGCGTGCAGAATTTCATTGCCGCCGATGGCTGCTAGGTCGCCATCGCCCTGGTAGGTAATGACAATGCTGTCAGGTCGAGCGCGTTTGACAGCCGTGGCCACCGCCGGCGCGCGCCCGTGAGCGACTTGAATGTTGCCTACATCGAAGTAGTAGTAAGCAAACACCGAGCAGCCAACCGGACTGATCAAAATAGTGCGGTCTTGAACACCCAAATCATCCAGCGCCTCGGCTACATACTTATGCAGATTGCCGTGGCCGCAACCGGGGCAGTAGTGCGTGGTCAGGTGATCGCCCGGCTTACGCTCAAACACCCC is a window from the Blastocatellia bacterium genome containing:
- a CDS encoding 2-oxoacid:acceptor oxidoreductase family protein produces the protein MYVKAYQRPKSFYGVFERKPGDHLTTHYCPGCGHGNLHKYVAEALDDLGVQDRTILISPVGCSVFAYYYFDVGNIQVAHGRAPAVATAVKRARPDSIVITYQGDGDLAAIGGNEILHAANRGENITVFFVNNAIYGMTGGQMAPTTLLGQKTSTSPLGRTPQAEGFPLRVSELLATLEGPTYIERVALIDNRSRMKARKAVRKAIQNQIEGRGFSLVEVLSPCPTGWGLSPTEACQWIEQQMLPVFPLGVFKDESAKRQGWTRYRQQVPVEQIPMILGLNGHNDEQLAPPVTTQLAGDWQIKISGFGGQGILFLGRLMAEAGMRQGYHVSWLPSYGPEMRGGTAHCHVHISTNPIGSPLVSHPTVLIAMNRPSLDKFEPEMTSGGLVIYDSSLIDKTPTREDVVPIGLPATKIADELGSAKAANMVVLGAFLERTRLLDAAGIAAALQATTANRSLLELNSAAIEAGRRFVQKEPESSWRSNDPRVA